Proteins co-encoded in one Papaver somniferum cultivar HN1 chromosome 5, ASM357369v1, whole genome shotgun sequence genomic window:
- the LOC113283892 gene encoding (S)-N-methylcoclaurine 3'-hydroxylase isozyme 1-like: protein MEIVTVSLVAVAITTFLYLIFRDSSPKGLPPGPKPWPIVGNLLQLGEKPHSQFAQLAETYGDLFSLKLGSETVVIASTPLAASEILKTHDRVLSGRYVFQSFRVKEHVENSIVWSECNDTWKKLRKVCRTELFTQKMIESQADIRESKAMEMVKYLKKNEGNEVKIVEVVFGTLVNIFGNLIFSQNIFKLGDESSGSVEMKEHLWRMLELGNSTNPADYFPFLGRFDLFGQRKDVADCLQGIYSVWGAMLKERKIPKLHNNSKKNDFVEILLDSGLDDQQINALLMEIFGAGTETSASTIEWALSELTKNPDVTANMRSELLSVVGKRPVKESDIPNMPYLQAFVKETLRLHPATPLLLPRRALETCKVLNYIIPKECQIMVNAWGIGRDPKRWTDPLKFSPERFLNSSIDFKGNDFELIPFGAGRRICPGVPLATQFISLIVPTLVQNFDWGLPKGMDPSQLIMEEKFGLTLQKEPPLYIVPKTRD, encoded by the exons ATGGAGATCGTCACAGTATCACTTGTAGCAGTTGCGATCACTACTTTCTTATACTTAATTTTCAGAGATTCAAGTCCTAAAGGTTTGCCACCAGGTCCAAAACCATGGCCAATAGTTGGAAACCTTCTTCAACTTGGTGAGAAACCTCATTCTCAGTTTGCTCAGCTTGCTGAAACCTATGGTGATCTCTTTTCACTGAAACTAGGATCTGAAACAGTTGTTATAGCTTCAACCCCATTAGCAGCTAGTGAGATTCTAAAGACGCATGATCGCGTTCTCTCTGGTCGTTACGTGTTTCAAAGTTTCCGGGTAAAAGAACATGTGGAGAACTCTATTGTGTGGTCTGAATGTAATGATACATGGAAGAAATTGCGAAAAGTTTGTAGAACGGAACTTTTTACGCAGAAGATGATTGAAAGTCAAGCTGACATTAGAGAAAGTAAGGCTATGGAAATGGTGAaatatttgaagaaaaatgaaggaaaTGAAGTGAAAATTGTTGAAGTTGTATTTGGGACATTGGTGAATATATTTGGTAACTTGATATTTTCACAGAATATATTCAAGTTGGGTGATGAAAGTAGTGGAAGTGTAGAAATGAAAGAGCATCTATGGAGAATGCTGGAACTGGGGAACTCGACAAATCCAGCTGATTATTTTCCATTTTTGGGTAGATTTGATTTGTTTGGGCAAAGAAAAGATGTTGCTGATTGTCTGCAAGGGATTTATAGTGTTTGGGGTGCAAtgctcaaagaaagaaaaatacccaAGCTGCATAACAACAGCAAGAAGAATGATTTTGTTGAGATTTTGCTCGATTCCGGACTCGATGACCAACAGATCAATGCCTTGCTCATG GAAATATTTGGTGCGGGAACAGAGACAAGTGCATCTACAATAGAATGGGCGTTATCTGAGCTCACAAAAAACCCTGACGTAACAGCCAATATGCGGTCGGAATTGTTATCTGTGGTAGGGAAGAGGCCGGTTAAGGAATCCGACATACCGAACATGCCATATCTTCAAGCTTTTGTTAAAGAAACTCTACGGCTTCATCCAGCAACTCCGCTGCTGCTCCCTCGCCGAGCACTTGAAACGTGCAAAGTTTTGAACTATATTATCCCGAAAGAGTGTCAAATTATGGTGAACGCCTGGGGTATTGGTAGGGATCCAAAAAGGTGGACTGATCCGTTGAAGTTTTCACCAGAGAGGTTCTTGAATTCGAGCATTGATTTCAAAGGGAACGACTTCGAGTTGATACCATTTGGTGCAGGGAGAAGGATATGTCCTGGTGTGCCCTTGGCAACTCAATTTATTAGTCTTATTGTGCCTACTTTGGTACAGAATTTTGATTGGGGATTACCAAAGGGAATGGATCCTAGCCAACTGATCATGGAAGAGAAATTTGGGTTGACACTGCAGAAGGAACCACCTTTGTATATTGTTCCTAAAACTCGGGATTAA
- the LOC113283893 gene encoding MACPF domain-containing protein At4g24290-like: MEEEEQPIEIRALKSLGLGFDLTSDFRLKFAKKGNKGEDDGIGRLIVLDEEDQRDVVLPGGKIISGVSRDIKCDKGDRIRFKSDVVEFNQMSELLNQKSTVQGKIPSGYFNSIFDFSGLWMADATDTKYLAFDGYFISLYYLHLTTSPLVLQERIKKAVPSNWDPASLSRFIRTFGTHIIVGLAIGGQDVVCVRQKHSSSIPPADLKQHLEDLGDSWFSDAGSTSPFRRTGDAKRKVPEVFQRVLQSNRMQLNRITETSSKDGLTVVCSKRGGDAYLHTHHKWLQTVASNPDAILFKFVPITSLLSGIPGSGYLSHAINLYLRYKPDPKDLQYFLEFQVPRQWAPMFNELPLGHQRRASCPSLQFSFMGSKLHVNSTQVSSGRTPVVGLRLYLEGKTCNRLAIHVQHLSNLPRLLESSWAGPTTLKQCQWRGSDDTSVPYLEPIKWKRYSNICTSVVKHDPGWLHGESPGVFIVTGAQLMTKGNWPKHILHLRLLYTHIPGFSIQKTEWAVAPASSQKSSFLANFSTTFSTSGPSKAAPVVAINSGVYSDGPPRPVHSQKLLKYVETSEVVRGPHDIPGHWMVIAAKLITEGSKIGLLVKFALLDYSSPTSE, encoded by the exons atGGAGGAAGAAGAACAACCAATTGAGATCAGAGCTTTGAAATCATTAGGTTTAGGGTTCGATTTAACATCTGATTTTAGATTAAAGTTTGCTAAAAAAGGAAACAAAGGTGAAGATGATGGTATTGGTAGGTTGATTGTGCTTGATGAAGAAGATCAAAGAGATGTTGTTCTTCCTGGTGGTAAAATTATATCTGGTGTATCTAGAGATATTAAATGTGATAAAGGAGATCGTATTAGGTTTAAATCagatgtggttgagtttaatcag ATGTCAGAGTTACTTAATCAGAAGTCTACAGTGCAAGGAAAAATCCCTTCAGGGTATTTTAATTCTATTTTTGATTTTAGTGGTCTCTGGATGGCTGATGCCACAGACACTAAATATCTTGCCTTTGATGGTTACTTCATCTCACTGTACTATTTGCACCTAACGACATCTCCACTGGTTCTCCAAGAGAGAATAAAGAAGGCTGTTCCTTCTAACTGGGATCCTGCATCTCTCTCCAG GTTCATCCGTACATTTGGGACTCACATAATTGTGGGATTGGCTATTGGAGGTCAagatgtagtgtgtgtcagacaGAAACATTCTTCCTCAATTCCTCCTGCGGATCTTAAACAACATCTGGAAGACCTTGGAGATTCTTGGTTTTCAGACGCTGGAAGCACCTCTCCATTCCGAAGAACTGGAGATGCAAAAAGAAAG GTTCCGGAGGTGTTCCAGCGAGTTCTGCAGTCGAATAGGATGCAATTGAACAGAATCACAGAAACATCAAGCAAGGAT GGACTCACTGTTGTTTGCTCAAAAAGAGGAGGGGATGCTTATTTACATACTCATCACAAGTGGCTCCAAACAGTGGCATCAAATCCTGACGCTATACTCTTTAAATTTGTACCTATTACGTCTCTTCTTTCTGGTATACCAGGCAGTGGTTATCTTAGTCATGCGATTAACTTGTACCTCCGCT ACAAACCTGATCCAAAGGATTTGCAATACTTCCTGGAGTTCCAAGTTCCAAGGCAGTGGGCACCTATGTTTAATGAGCTGCCTCTTGGGCACCAAAGGAGGGCCTCTTGTCCTTCTTTGCAGTTCAGTTTCATGGGATCAAAGCTTCATGTCAACTCTACGCAG GTCTCAAGTGGTAGGACTCCTGTGGTAGGTCTTCGTCTTTACCTAGAAGGGAAAACATGCAACCGCTTGGCCATTCATGTACAGCACCTCTCGAACCTTCCAAGGTTGCTTGAATCTTCATGGGCTGGCCCCACTACGCTGAAACAATGTCAATGGCGAGGGTCTGATGATACCAGTGTCCCATACTTAGAACCaataaaatggaaaagatactccAACATTTGCACATCAGTCGTGAAACATGATCCAGGTTGGTTGCATGGAGAATCACCGGGTGTATTCATTGTCACTGGAGCTCAACTCATGACCAAGGGGAATTGGCcaaaacacattcttcatcttcgtTTACTCTACACACACATCCCTGGTTTCAGCATCCAAAAAACAGAATGGGCAGTTGCACCAgcatcttcacaaaaatcaagttTCCTGGCCAATTTCAGCACAACTTTCTCGACTTCAGGTCCTTCAAAGGCAGCTCCTGTGGTAGCTATAAATTCCGGAGTGTATTCTGATGGCCCTCCAAGACCAGTTCACTCTCAAAAGCTTCTTAAATACGTTGAGACGTCAGAGGTAGTCCGGGGGCCACACGATATTCCCGGTCACTGGATGGTAATTGCTGCTAAGCTAATTACAGAAGGTAGCAAGATTGGTTTACTTGTAAAATTTGCGTTGCTTGATTACTCCAGTCCCACGAGTGAATAG
- the LOC113283894 gene encoding polygalacturonase-like: protein MGTFSNLFVLGVVISTHLHVVAAQGVFDVTDPKYGAVGDGKKDDTQAFTKAWADACAATAGIPKLVVPKGKTFYVGPTSFMGPCKAKNVTFELGGTIVGPQNPSAWDTAKGGSGTWIVFNGVTGLLVNGGGVFDGRGQGWWEKSCHQNRHLNAPGCTKIQPAAVNFWGTNGGAFRDITVTNSPMFHVTLLKLEGFEVYNVKINSPEDSPNTDGIHTQDVKQVTIADSQFRGGDDCVSIGDRSSFVYVRNCHCGPGHGVSIGSLGKSGKNADVEEIHVERIEFVGTMFGARIKTYKGGKGYCRKISYKNSNFTNVMNPIFIDQFYLDVGVSDTPNAVSAVSISDVTFEGLTGTTDVKVPAAITLKCSEAVPCTGIKMNNINLTPAVPGTKLTTNCSNAKGAILGKVEPAVTGLISSA, encoded by the exons atg GGAACTTTCAGCAATCTTTTCGTTTTGGGGGTTGTTATTTCAACCCATTTACACGTCGTAGCAGCGCAAGGAGTTTTCGACGTTACGGATCCGAAATATGGAGCAGTTGGTGATGGAAAAAAAGACGATACTCAG GCATTTACGAAAGCGTGGGCTGATGCATGCGCAGCAACAGCAGGGATACCAAAATTGGTTGTTCCTAAAGGAAAGACATTTTACGTTGGACCAACTTCATTTATGGGTCCTTGCAAGGCCAAAAATGTCACCTTTGAG CTTGGTGGAACAATTGTTGGACCCCAAAATCCCTCAGCATGGGATACTGCCAAGGGTGGTTCAGGAACATGGATCGTATTCAATGGTGTGACTGGTCTCCTAGTAAATGGAGGTGGTGTTTTTGATGGACGTGGTCAGGGATGGTGGGAGAAGTCCTgccatcaaaatagacatctaaaCGCACCAGGATGCACCAAGATACAACCAGCT GCAGTAAACTTCTGGGGGACAAACGGTGGTGCATTTAGAGACATCACGGTTACAAACAGTCCGATGTTTCACGTAACTCTCTTGAAACTAGAGGGTTTTGAAGTCTATAATGTCAAGATTAACTCCCCTGAAGATAGTCCCAATACCGATGGTATTCACACCCAGGATGTCAAACAGGTCACCATTGCTGACAGCCAGTTTAGGGGCG GTGATGACTGCGTCTCAATTGGAGACCGAAGTTCATTTGTCTATGTCCGCAACTGTCACTGCGGACCTGGACACGGAGTAAG TATTGGAAGCTTAGGTAAGAGTGGAAAAAATGCGGACGTAGAGGAGATCCATGTTGAGAGAATTGAATTTGTCGGGACCATGTTCGGTGCTAGAATCAAGACTTACAAG GGTGGAAAAGGCTATTGCCGAAAGATTTCATATAAGAACAGCAATTTCACTAATGTGATGAATCCTATATTCATCGATCAATTCTACCTTGATGTAGGAGTGAGTGATACACCTAATGCG GTGAGCGCTGTGAGTATCAGCGACGTAACTTTCGAAGGTTTAACGGGAACAACCGACGTAAAAGTACCAGCAGCTATCACTTTGAAATGTAGTGAGGCGGTTCCTTGCACCGGTATTAAAATGAACAACATCAACTTAACACCCGCAGTACCTGGGACAAAGCTTACTACTAATTGTTCTAATGCCAAAGGAGCCATTCTTGGAAAAGTTGAACCAGCCGTAACTGGTCTGATTAGTTCAGCATAA